A part of Lacinutrix sp. 5H-3-7-4 genomic DNA contains:
- a CDS encoding RNA polymerase sigma factor, whose amino-acid sequence MDLEKLIKACKKNNLKAQSELYSKYKDSLYLLCLKYCKNVEEAEDNLQDSFISIFKSIKKYNNKGSFEGWMKRITINKAIDKYKKESFINVIINNDLLKDDIVEVEPISLSLDELLEAIQELPTRYRLVFNLYELDNFTHQEIAQLLSISVGTSKSNLHRAKSLLRDNINKKSNNKLNKKSNGN is encoded by the coding sequence TTGGATTTAGAAAAACTCATAAAAGCTTGTAAAAAAAACAACCTAAAAGCTCAAAGTGAATTATACAGTAAGTATAAAGATTCACTGTATCTTCTTTGCTTAAAGTATTGTAAAAATGTAGAAGAAGCAGAAGACAATCTTCAAGACTCTTTTATATCAATTTTTAAAAGCATAAAAAAATATAATAATAAAGGGTCTTTTGAAGGCTGGATGAAACGTATTACAATAAATAAAGCAATAGACAAATACAAAAAAGAAAGCTTTATTAATGTTATTATTAATAATGACTTATTAAAAGACGATATCGTAGAGGTAGAACCTATATCATTATCTCTAGACGAATTATTAGAAGCAATACAAGAATTGCCTACAAGATATAGACTCGTTTTTAATTTATACGAATTAGACAATTTCACGCATCAAGAAATAGCACAGCTATTATCTATATCTGTAGGTACTTCAAAATCCAATTTACATAGAGCAAAATCATTGCTTAGAGATAACATTAATAAAAAGAGCAATAATAAATTAAACAAAAAATCTAATGGAAACTAA
- a CDS encoding polyribonucleotide nucleotidyltransferase, protein MIPKVFKEVIDLGDGREISIETGKLAKQAHGSVVVQSGKCMLLCTVVSNYKQADVDFLPLTVDYREKFAAAGRYPGGFFKREARPSDGEVLTMRLVDRVLRPLFPKDYHSETQVMIQLMSHDDDVMPDAMAGLAASAAIQLSDFPFECPISEARVGRVNGEFIINPTRAQLEESDIDMMIGASADSVMMVEGEMDEISEEEMTEAIKFAHEAIKVQCAAQVKLAEAFGKKETREYEPEREDAELAQKIHDMAYDKVYAVAQAGSAKHERSAAFAEIKEEIKATFSEEELADFGGLVSKYYSKAEKAAVRDLTLNEGLRLDGRKTDEIRPIWCEVDYLPSTHGSSVFTRGETQALATVTLGTSREANQIDMPSYEGEERFYLHYNFPPFSTGEARPIRGTSRREVGHGNLAQRALKGMVPEDCPYTVRVVSEILESNGSSSMATVCAGTMAMMDAGVQLKKPVSGIAMGLISDADSGKYAVLSDILGDEDHLGDMDFKVTGTADGITACQMDIKVKGLSYEILVNALKQARDGRLHILDKITETIETPNADVKDHAPTMVSRRIPNEFIGALIGPGGKVIQEMQKETDTTIVINEDPVTEEGIVEILGVGRKGIDAVMAKIDALLFKPQVGSIYEVKVIKMLDFGAVVEYTEAPGNEVLLHVSELAWERTENVSDVVNMGDVFDVKYFGIDKRTRKEKVSRKAILPKPEGFVERPPRDDKRSGGRDNKGRDNRGRDNRRDDRKPRQDKKED, encoded by the coding sequence ATGATTCCAAAAGTTTTTAAAGAGGTCATAGACCTAGGTGATGGAAGAGAAATTTCTATCGAAACCGGAAAATTAGCAAAACAGGCACATGGTTCTGTTGTTGTACAATCTGGAAAATGTATGTTATTATGTACAGTTGTTTCCAACTACAAACAAGCAGATGTGGATTTCTTACCACTTACTGTAGATTACAGAGAAAAATTTGCAGCTGCAGGTCGTTATCCCGGAGGTTTCTTTAAAAGAGAAGCAAGACCAAGTGATGGCGAAGTATTAACCATGCGTTTAGTAGATAGAGTATTACGTCCATTATTCCCAAAAGATTACCACTCTGAAACTCAAGTTATGATTCAGTTAATGTCTCATGACGATGACGTTATGCCAGATGCAATGGCAGGTTTAGCTGCTTCTGCTGCTATTCAATTATCAGATTTCCCTTTTGAATGCCCAATTTCTGAAGCAAGAGTTGGTCGCGTAAACGGAGAATTCATTATCAACCCAACACGTGCGCAGTTAGAAGAATCTGATATCGATATGATGATTGGAGCTTCGGCAGATTCTGTTATGATGGTTGAAGGTGAAATGGATGAAATTTCTGAAGAAGAAATGACCGAAGCTATAAAGTTTGCTCATGAAGCCATAAAAGTACAATGTGCTGCTCAAGTAAAATTAGCTGAAGCTTTTGGTAAAAAAGAAACGCGTGAGTACGAACCAGAACGTGAAGATGCAGAATTAGCACAAAAAATTCATGATATGGCGTACGATAAAGTATATGCTGTAGCACAAGCAGGTTCTGCTAAACATGAGCGTAGTGCTGCATTTGCAGAAATTAAAGAAGAAATTAAAGCCACTTTTTCTGAAGAAGAATTAGCAGATTTTGGTGGTTTAGTATCTAAATATTACAGCAAAGCTGAAAAAGCTGCCGTAAGAGATTTAACATTAAACGAAGGTTTACGTCTTGATGGTCGTAAAACTGATGAAATTAGACCAATTTGGTGTGAGGTAGATTACTTACCATCAACTCATGGATCTTCTGTATTTACTCGTGGAGAAACTCAAGCTTTAGCAACAGTAACTTTAGGTACATCTAGAGAAGCAAACCAAATAGATATGCCATCTTACGAAGGTGAAGAGCGTTTCTATTTACACTATAACTTCCCTCCTTTTTCTACAGGTGAAGCAAGACCAATTCGTGGAACATCTCGTAGAGAAGTTGGTCACGGTAACTTAGCACAACGTGCATTAAAAGGTATGGTTCCTGAAGATTGCCCATATACAGTTCGTGTGGTTTCAGAAATTTTAGAATCTAACGGTTCTTCTTCTATGGCAACAGTTTGTGCTGGTACAATGGCAATGATGGATGCAGGTGTACAACTTAAAAAACCAGTTTCTGGTATTGCAATGGGATTAATATCTGATGCAGATTCTGGAAAATACGCTGTATTATCAGATATTTTAGGTGATGAAGATCACTTAGGAGATATGGATTTTAAAGTAACTGGTACTGCAGATGGTATTACAGCTTGCCAAATGGATATTAAAGTAAAAGGATTATCGTACGAAATTCTTGTAAATGCTTTAAAACAAGCACGTGATGGTCGTTTACATATTTTAGATAAAATTACCGAAACTATAGAAACACCAAATGCTGATGTAAAAGATCACGCTCCAACAATGGTTTCTAGACGCATTCCTAATGAATTTATTGGAGCCTTAATTGGTCCTGGTGGAAAAGTAATTCAAGAAATGCAAAAAGAAACAGATACCACTATTGTAATTAACGAAGATCCTGTTACAGAAGAAGGTATTGTTGAAATTTTAGGTGTTGGTAGAAAAGGTATTGATGCTGTTATGGCAAAAATAGATGCTTTACTATTTAAACCTCAAGTTGGTAGCATATACGAAGTAAAAGTAATTAAAATGTTAGATTTTGGTGCTGTTGTAGAATATACTGAAGCTCCAGGAAATGAAGTTTTATTACACGTATCTGAACTTGCTTGGGAACGTACAGAAAACGTTAGCGATGTTGTAAACATGGGTGATGTTTTTGATGTAAAATATTTTGGTATAGACAAACGTACTCGTAAAGAGAAAGTGTCTCGTAAAGCTATTTTACCTAAACCAGAAGGTTTTGTTGAAAGACCTCCAAGAGATGATAAACGCTCTGGTGGACGCGACAATAAAGGTAGAGATAATCGCGGTAGAGATAACCGTCGTGATGACAGAAAACCTAGACAAGATAAGAAGGAAGATTAA
- the rpsO gene encoding 30S ribosomal protein S15 — protein MYLTKENKEKLFAKHGKNAQDTGSAEGQIALFTERINHLTQHLKTNRKDYNTERSLVKLVGKRRALLDYLTKKDILRYRAIVKELGLRK, from the coding sequence ATGTATTTAACAAAAGAAAACAAAGAAAAGCTTTTTGCAAAGCACGGTAAAAATGCTCAAGACACTGGTTCTGCCGAAGGTCAAATTGCATTATTCACAGAAAGAATTAACCACTTAACACAGCACTTAAAAACTAATCGTAAAGATTATAACACAGAGCGTTCGTTAGTGAAGTTAGTAGGAAAGCGTCGTGCTTTATTAGACTACTTAACTAAAAAGGATATCTTAAGATATCGTGCGATAGTAAAAGAATTAGGATTAAGAAAATAA
- a CDS encoding PAS domain S-box protein, giving the protein MNMKIDDVQKELFKTIFDEAKEGISIVSLKGDWVKVNQSVLDTLGYTKEELYKMTFKEITHKDDLELDLNKMASLLSGEISNYTMKKRYFHKKGHVIWARLSVSLVRDTIGNPLYFISQITDITNVIKNELKLKSMLGIVKTQNERLTDFAEIVTHNLKTHVSNLSTLVNFVEQDIPEIKPKEEFIMLKDSVLNLNETVKHLTEISKIRVINEKKLETLSLCNYVDKAIYNVSALAKNFNCKIINDINNNCNVKAIPAYLDSIILNFLTNAIKYRSKERQLIVSLKNEIQGEYNVLKIQDNGLGIDLNKFGDSLFKLYKTFHYNKDATGVGLFITKNHVELMGGKIEVESEVNKGTLFKVFFKKSA; this is encoded by the coding sequence ATGAATATGAAAATTGACGATGTCCAGAAAGAACTTTTTAAAACTATATTTGACGAAGCAAAAGAAGGTATATCTATTGTTAGTTTAAAAGGTGATTGGGTAAAAGTTAACCAAAGTGTGCTAGATACTTTGGGTTATACCAAAGAGGAGCTTTATAAAATGACTTTTAAGGAGATTACTCATAAAGATGATTTAGAATTAGATTTAAATAAAATGGCATCTTTATTATCTGGAGAGATTTCTAATTATACAATGAAAAAAAGATATTTTCATAAAAAAGGTCATGTTATTTGGGCAAGGCTTAGTGTATCACTAGTAAGGGATACTATAGGTAATCCATTGTATTTTATCTCTCAAATAACCGATATAACAAATGTTATTAAAAATGAGCTTAAACTAAAAAGCATGTTAGGTATTGTAAAAACCCAAAACGAACGTTTAACGGATTTTGCAGAGATTGTTACACATAATCTTAAAACTCACGTATCTAATTTATCTACATTGGTGAATTTTGTTGAACAAGATATTCCTGAAATCAAACCTAAGGAAGAATTTATAATGTTAAAAGATTCTGTTTTAAATTTAAATGAAACGGTAAAGCATTTAACAGAAATCTCTAAAATTAGAGTAATAAATGAAAAAAAATTAGAAACACTTAGTTTATGTAACTATGTTGATAAGGCAATTTATAATGTAAGTGCATTAGCTAAAAATTTTAATTGTAAAATTATTAACGATATAAATAACAATTGTAACGTTAAAGCTATTCCTGCTTATTTAGATAGTATTATACTTAATTTTTTAACAAATGCTATAAAGTATAGGTCTAAAGAAAGACAGTTAATAGTGTCTTTAAAAAATGAAATTCAAGGTGAGTATAATGTTTTAAAAATACAAGACAACGGTTTGGGTATAGATTTAAATAAATTTGGTGATAGTTTATTTAAATTATATAAAACATTTCATTATAACAAAGATGCAACTGGTGTTGGTTTGTTTATAACAAAAAATCATGTTGAATTAATGGGCGGAAAGATTGAAGTTGAAAGCGAAGTTAATAAAGGTACACTGTTTAAAGTTTTTTTTAAAAAGAGTGCATAA
- a CDS encoding glycosyltransferase family 2 protein, protein MKSKKNTLSKTFQSILNRFLIDIKDKETRLNLSVIFSSFLLIALGIYFFSVFSGDLYMINEEHLNSFWGKLFITTTTTILVLKASIFLFKLYRYYKYKPVDSVSNEALPIITVIVPAYNEGKQVWDTLMSLAESDYPQEKIEILSIDDGSEDDTWEWMKDAKTKLGNRISILQQPENKGKRHALYRGFNLGIGEIFVTVDSDSIVEKNTLRNLVSPFVENEDCGAVAGNIRVLNNKKAALPKMLDVSFVLSFEFVRSAESSLNSVLCTPGALAAYRSTAVHKCLPEWINQTFMGKPSDIGEDRAITNMILKQGKHVLFQKNAVAYTNVPEEYTGLYKMFIRWGRSNVRENLSMAQYVFTNFRKSKKSGTRILFISQFLEMLLSFPFLIIMLLFVATHPLLFLGSTFLSILVLSSFSVIFYAYRYTISESIWAYSYSILYTFGLFWITPYAIATASRRGWLTRGLAEKK, encoded by the coding sequence ATGAAATCAAAAAAAAATACGCTCTCAAAAACATTTCAATCTATTTTAAACCGTTTTCTTATTGACATAAAAGACAAAGAAACGCGTTTAAATCTTTCAGTAATATTTAGTTCCTTTCTTTTAATTGCACTTGGTATTTATTTTTTTAGTGTATTTAGTGGAGATTTATATATGATAAATGAAGAGCATTTAAATTCTTTTTGGGGAAAATTATTTATTACCACAACTACTACTATACTAGTACTTAAAGCATCTATATTTCTTTTTAAACTGTATAGATATTATAAATACAAACCTGTAGATTCTGTTTCTAACGAAGCATTACCAATAATAACAGTAATTGTACCTGCCTATAATGAAGGTAAACAAGTTTGGGATACTTTAATGAGTTTAGCAGAAAGTGACTATCCACAAGAAAAAATAGAAATTTTATCTATAGATGATGGTAGTGAAGATGATACATGGGAATGGATGAAAGATGCTAAAACCAAATTAGGTAATAGAATTTCAATTTTACAACAACCCGAAAACAAAGGAAAACGCCACGCGCTTTACAGAGGCTTTAACTTAGGTATTGGAGAAATATTTGTTACTGTAGATAGTGATTCTATTGTAGAAAAAAACACCTTACGTAATTTAGTAAGTCCGTTTGTAGAGAATGAAGATTGCGGTGCAGTTGCTGGAAACATAAGAGTTTTAAATAATAAAAAGGCTGCTTTACCAAAAATGCTAGACGTAAGTTTTGTATTAAGTTTTGAGTTTGTAAGATCTGCAGAAAGCAGTTTAAACTCTGTACTTTGTACTCCAGGAGCTTTAGCCGCATATAGAAGCACTGCTGTGCATAAATGTTTACCAGAATGGATTAACCAAACCTTTATGGGAAAACCATCAGATATAGGAGAAGACAGAGCAATTACAAACATGATTTTAAAGCAAGGTAAGCATGTATTATTTCAAAAAAATGCTGTCGCTTATACAAATGTACCAGAAGAATATACTGGTTTATATAAAATGTTTATTAGATGGGGACGAAGTAATGTGAGAGAAAACCTTTCTATGGCTCAATATGTATTTACAAATTTTAGAAAAAGTAAAAAATCCGGAACTAGAATATTATTTATAAGCCAATTTTTAGAGATGTTATTAAGTTTTCCTTTTCTTATAATTATGCTTTTATTTGTAGCAACACATCCTTTACTATTTTTAGGTTCAACTTTCTTAAGCATTTTAGTATTATCTAGTTTCTCTGTAATATTTTATGCATACCGTTATACAATTTCAGAATCTATATGGGCATATTCATATAGCATATTATATACTTTTGGATTATTCTGGATAACACCGTACGCTATTGCTACAGCAAGTAGAAGAGGTTGGTTAACTCGTGGTTTAGCAGAAAAAAAATAA
- the accD gene encoding acetyl-CoA carboxylase, carboxyltransferase subunit beta, translating to MAWFKRKTKGIQTSTEEKKDIPKGLWYKSPTGKIVDSEELAKNFYVSPEDGYHVRIGSKEYFEILFDDNKFKELDANLTSKDPLKFEDTKKYPDRLVAAQEKTQLKDAVRCAVGKSKGKDLVIACMDFAFIGGSMGSVVGEKIARAADHALKNKLPFMIISKSGGARMMEAALSLMQLAKTSSKLAQLADEGLPYISLCTDPTTGGTTASFAMLGDINIAEPGALIGFAGPRVVRDTTGQELPEGFQTSEFLLDHGFLDFIMHRKELKNRVNQYIDLIMNQPLRA from the coding sequence ATGGCTTGGTTTAAAAGAAAGACAAAAGGTATTCAAACCTCAACTGAGGAGAAAAAAGATATCCCTAAAGGCTTATGGTATAAGTCACCAACAGGAAAAATTGTAGATTCAGAAGAATTAGCAAAAAACTTTTATGTAAGTCCAGAAGATGGTTACCACGTAAGAATTGGTAGTAAGGAATACTTTGAAATATTATTTGATGATAATAAATTTAAAGAACTAGATGCCAACCTAACATCTAAAGATCCTTTAAAATTTGAAGACACAAAAAAATACCCAGACCGTTTAGTTGCTGCTCAAGAAAAAACACAACTTAAAGATGCTGTACGTTGTGCAGTAGGGAAATCTAAAGGTAAAGACTTAGTAATAGCCTGTATGGATTTTGCTTTTATTGGTGGGTCTATGGGAAGTGTTGTTGGAGAAAAAATAGCACGTGCTGCAGATCATGCTTTAAAAAACAAACTACCATTTATGATTATCTCTAAATCTGGTGGCGCACGTATGATGGAAGCAGCATTATCTTTAATGCAATTAGCAAAAACCTCATCTAAATTAGCGCAATTAGCAGACGAAGGCTTACCATACATCTCGTTATGTACAGATCCTACAACAGGTGGAACAACAGCGTCATTTGCAATGTTAGGAGATATTAATATTGCAGAACCTGGTGCACTAATTGGTTTTGCAGGACCAAGAGTTGTAAGAGACACAACAGGCCAAGAATTACCTGAAGGCTTTCAAACATCAGAATTTTTATTAGATCATGGTTTCTTAGATTTTATCATGCATAGAAAAGAACTTAAAAACAGAGTCAACCAATATATAGACTTAATAATGAATCAGCCTTTAAGAGCTTAA